A DNA window from Labrus mixtus chromosome 4, fLabMix1.1, whole genome shotgun sequence contains the following coding sequences:
- the LOC132973369 gene encoding histone H4 gives MSGRGKGGKGLGKGGAKRHRKVLRDNIQGITKPAIRRLARRGGVKRISGLIYEETRGVLKVFLENVIRDAVTYTEHAKRKTVTAMDVVYALKRQGRTLYGFGG, from the coding sequence ATGAGTGGTCGCGGAAAGGGAGGTAAAGGACTCGGTAAAGGAGGCGCTAAGCGTCACCGTAAAGTCCTCCGTGATAACATCCAGGGAATCACCAAGCCCGCCATCCGTCGCCTGGCTCGCCGTGGCGGTGTGAAGCGGATCTCCGGTCTGATCTATGAGGAGACCCGCGGTGTGTTGAAGGTGTTCCTGGAGAACGTGATCCGTGACGCCGTCACCTACACCGAGCACGCCAAGAGGAAGACCGTCACCGCCATGGATGTGGTGTACGCCCTGAAGAGACAGGGCCGCACCCTGTACGGCTTCGGAGGTTAA